A stretch of the Dyella telluris genome encodes the following:
- a CDS encoding cupin domain-containing protein, whose amino-acid sequence MKTSFSPFASLLFSLAATIGMAGSAWAHDGGEELVQPLMKQALADVPGKNVMMATVTLAPGQSAAPHLHPGSIFAYVLEGAVTSQLEGQEPKTYTAGQSWYEPPRAHHLVTRNAGNRPATLLVWAIVGPQDPIKLPLPQTSSLAPALPTLASH is encoded by the coding sequence ATGAAGACTTCGTTTTCACCCTTTGCCTCGCTGCTGTTTTCGCTAGCCGCGACTATCGGCATGGCCGGTAGCGCATGGGCTCACGATGGTGGCGAGGAGCTCGTCCAGCCATTGATGAAGCAAGCGCTGGCCGACGTACCGGGCAAGAACGTGATGATGGCCACGGTCACGCTCGCTCCCGGCCAGAGCGCGGCACCGCACCTGCACCCCGGCTCCATCTTTGCCTACGTGCTTGAAGGCGCGGTGACATCCCAGCTCGAAGGACAGGAGCCGAAGACGTACACAGCCGGCCAGAGCTGGTACGAGCCGCCGCGCGCCCATCATCTGGTGACCCGCAACGCAGGCAACCGGCCAGCCACCCTGCTGGTCTGGGCCATCGTCGGTCCGCAGGATCCGATCAAGTTGCCGCTGCCGCAGACCTCGTCGCTGGCACCAGCCCTGCCAACGCTCGCCTCGCACTGA
- a CDS encoding carboxymuconolactone decarboxylase family protein, with the protein MNQRLDFYKASPEAIKAMVGLEQRIGKSGLEKSLIELVRLRASQINGCAYCVDMHSTDARKAGENERRLATLSVWRETPFFTDRERAALEWTESLTLIAGNHVPDSVWQAVQPHFSEEDLADLTLLVVAINGWNRFAIAFRKLPA; encoded by the coding sequence ATGAACCAGCGTCTCGACTTCTACAAGGCCAGCCCCGAAGCCATCAAGGCGATGGTGGGCCTGGAACAGCGCATCGGCAAAAGCGGCCTGGAAAAGTCGCTGATCGAACTGGTCCGCCTGCGCGCGTCCCAGATCAACGGTTGTGCGTACTGCGTGGACATGCATTCGACGGATGCGCGCAAAGCCGGCGAGAACGAGCGCCGCCTTGCCACGCTCAGCGTATGGCGCGAAACGCCGTTCTTCACCGATCGCGAACGCGCCGCACTGGAATGGACCGAATCGCTCACCCTGATCGCCGGCAACCATGTGCCCGACAGCGTGTGGCAGGCCGTGCAGCCCCATTTTTCCGAGGAAGACCTGGCCGACCTGACCTTGCTGGTCGTCGCCATCAACGGCTGGAACCGCTTCGCGATCGCCTTCCGCAAGCTGCCGGCCTGA